A single window of Coffea eugenioides isolate CCC68of chromosome 7, Ceug_1.0, whole genome shotgun sequence DNA harbors:
- the LOC113777793 gene encoding LOW QUALITY PROTEIN: uncharacterized protein LOC113777793 (The sequence of the model RefSeq protein was modified relative to this genomic sequence to represent the inferred CDS: inserted 2 bases in 1 codon; deleted 4 bases in 2 codons; substituted 1 base at 1 genomic stop codon), whose amino-acid sequence MSVFLGHHRNIDRVNDGTNNETLRQLFRTRSLASHTQVLSEPCNKVFRLCNRRXGLVLYFRAGREVKAIREDCPPGKEEGKGCCSQSRGGRVGSRYHEPSVPHIYPEASVVHRFHRMLLSLGKDRVSVQLCFGCFARIDRPSSRSFPVHSLYISDTQGRTRWEGSSPSLCPADHSAGISHSRPRLTAARGCSCRGXVSLSGSLAPPVISFYDMLLSSPYSICHLVISASLRVSTSERKGGLHSVTPRSPSERSE is encoded by the exons ATGAGCGTGTTCTTGGGCCATCATAGAAACATAGATAGGGTCAACGACGGAACAAACAACGAAACTTTACGACAGCTTTTTCGTACACGTTCACTTGCATCACATACACAAGTGCTCTCTGAACCGTGCAATAAGG TTTTTAGGTTATGCAATAGAAG GGGCTTGGTTCTCTATTTCCGGGCCGGGCGGGAGGTGAAGGCCATAAGAGAAGATTGCCCTCCCGGTAAGGAAGAGGGGAAAGGGTGCT GTTCTCAAAGCAGAGGAGGAAGGGTGGGCAGCAGGTACCATGAGCCCTCTGTCCCACACATCTATCCAGAAGCAAGTGTAGTTCACCGGTTCCACCGAATGCTCCTATCTCTCGGCAAAGATCGTGTGAGTGTGCAGTTATGCTTCGGATGCTTCGCC AGAATAGATCGACCCAGTTCCCGTTCTTTTCCGGTGCACTCGCTTTATATCTCCGACACACAAGGAAGGACGCGCTGGGAAGGAAGCAGCCCTAGCCTCTGTCCGGCCGATCATTCCGCTGGCATCTCGCATTCACGCCCCCGTTTGACTGCCGCTCGGGGATGTAGTTGTAGA GGTTAGGTTAGTCTTAGTGGGTCGTTGGCTCCACCTGTTATCTCCTTCTACGACATGCTGTTGTCGTCGCCATATTCCATATGTCACTTAGTCATCTCTGCCTCGCTGCGGGTCAGCACCTCCGAAAGAAAGGGAGGACTTCATTCAGTGACCCCGCGATCGCCCTCTGAACGATCAGAATAA